One genomic region from Sciurus carolinensis chromosome 2, mSciCar1.2, whole genome shotgun sequence encodes:
- the Srsf6 gene encoding serine/arginine-rich splicing factor 6 codes for MPRVYIGRLSYNVREKDIQRFFSGYGRLLEVDLKNGYGFVEFEDSRDADDAVYELNGKELCGERVIVEHARGPRRDRDGYSYGSRSGGGGYSSRRTSGRDKYGPPVRTEYRLIVENLSSRCSWQDLKDFMRQAGEVTYADAHKERTNEGVIEFRSYSDMKRALDKLDGTEINGRNIRLIEDKPRASHRRSYSGSRSRSRSRRRSRSRSRRSSRSRSRSISKSRSRSRSRSKGRSRSRSKGRKSRSKSKSKPKSDRGSHSHSRSRSKDEYEKSRSRSRSRSPKENGKGDIKSKSRSRSQSRSNSPLPVPPSKARSVSPPPKRATSRSRSRSRSRSRSRSSSRD; via the exons ATGCCGCGCGTCTACATAGGACGCCTGAGCTACAACGTCCGGGAGAAGGACATCCAGCGCTTTTTCAGCGGCTATGGCCGCCTCCTCGAAGTAGACCTCAAAAATGG GTACGGCTTCGTGGAGTTCGAGGACTCCCGCGACGCCGACGACGCCGTTTACGAGCTGAACGGCAAGGAGCTCTGCGGCGAGCGCGTGATCGTGGAGCACGCCCGGGGCCCGCGCCGCGATCGCGACGGCTACAGCTACGGAAGCCGCA GTGGTGGAGGTGGATACAGCAGTCGGAGAACCTCTGGCAGAGACAAATATGGACCACCTGTTCGTACAGAGTACAGGCTTATTGTAGAAAATCTTTCTAGTCGTTGCAGTTGGCAAGATTTAAAG GATTTCATGCGGCAAGCAGGTGAAGTAACATATGCAGATGCTCACAAAGAACGCACAAATGAAGGTGTGATTGAATTTCGCTCCTACTCTGACATGAAGCGTGCTCTGGATAAACTGGATGGTACAGAGATAAATGGCAGAAATATTAGGCTTATTGAAGATAAGCCACGAGCAAGCCATAGGCGGTCTTATTCTGGAAGCAGATCTAG GTCACGATCTAGAAGGAGGTCACGAAGTAGGAGTCGCAGGAGCAGCCGCAGTAGATCTCGAAGTATCTCAAAAAGTCGCTCCAG ATCCAGGTCACGGAGCAAAGGTCGATCACGGTCTCGATCAAAAGGCAGGAAATCTAGATCAAAAAGCAAATCTAAGCCCAAGTCTGATCGGGGTTCCCATTCACACTCTCGAAGCAGATCTAAGGATGAGTATGAAAAGTCCCGAAGCAGGTCTCGATCTCGGTCccccaaagaaaatggaaaaggtgaTATAAAGTCAAAATCCAGATCAAGGAGCCAGTCTCGTTCCAATTCACCCCTTCCTGTTCCACCCTCAAAGGCTCGTTCTGTGTCCCCTCCACCAAAAAGAGCTACTTCAAGATCCCGTTCTAGATCTCGCTCAAGGTCAAGGTCCAGATCAAGTTCCAGAGATTAA